A part of Corvus cornix cornix isolate S_Up_H32 chromosome Z, ASM73873v5, whole genome shotgun sequence genomic DNA contains:
- the APH1A gene encoding gamma-secretase subunit APH-1A, whose product MTLAVFFGCTFIAFGPAFGLFIFTIARDPLRIIILIAGAFFWLVSLLLSSLIWFIAVKASDPQDERLQKGLLIFGVMFSVLLQEAFRFLYYKLLRKAIEGLVALSEDGCSPISIQQMAYVAGVGFGLMSGAFSMINLLADALGPGTVGIHGDSQLYFLTSAFMTMVLIFLHTFWGILFFHGCEHRRWWEIAAVVIMHLTVSGSSFCNPLYVGSLVPSYLLMAAAAAWAYLLSGGSAQNLRRFLLCLRSGASPQPGS is encoded by the exons ATGACGCTCGCCGTCTTCTTCGGGTGCACCTTCATCGCCTTCGGGCCCGCGTTCGGCCTCTTCATCTTCACCATCGCCCGCGACCCGCTCCGCATCATCATCCTCATCGCCGG GGCTTTCTTCTGGCTGGTGTCGCTGCTGCTCTCGTCCCTCATCTGGTTCATCGCAGTGAAAGCCAGCGACCCCCAGGATGAGCGGCTGCAGAAGGGGCTCCTGATTTTTGGGGTGatgttctctgtgctgctgcaggaggcctTCCGCTTCCTTTACTACAAGCTCCTCAG GAAGGCCATCGAGGGGCTGGTGGCCCTCAGTGAGGACGGCTGCTCCCCCATTTCCATTCAGCAAATGGCATATG TGGCTGGCGTGGGCTTTGGTCTCATGAGCGGCGCCTTCTCCATGATCAATCTCCTGGCAGACGCGTTAGGGCCTGGCACTGTGGGCATCCATGGGGATTCACAGCTGTATTTCCTGACCTCAG CTTTTATGACCATGGTGCTGATTTTCCTTCACACCTTCTGGGGGATCCTCTTCTTTCATGGCTGCGAGCACCGGCGCTGGTGGGAGATCGCAGCGGTCGTTATCATGCATCTCACTGTTTCGGGGTCG TCGTTTTGCAACCCCCTGTACGTGGGCAGCCTGGTGCCCTCCTACCTGCTGATggctgctgccgctgcctgggcGTACCTGCTCTCGGGGGGATCTGCGCAGAACCTGCGGCGCTTCCTGCTCT GTTTACGGAGTGGAGCCAGCCCCCAGCCAGGATCCTGA